The segment ATGAAATTCATCCAACCCGGGGCAGTGCGGATCGCCACCACAAACCCTCGCAAGGCCCCGGCGAATGTCGCGTTCAGGAACCCGGACGGAAGCATCGTGCTGGTCGCGGCCAACCCGCAGAGCACCAGGCGCCCTCTGTCCATGAGCTGGCGCGGCGAGGTTCTGGCGACAACGCTGCCTCCCAAGTCCGTGGCCACGCTGCAGTGGAGGCCGTGAAGATTAGGACGCTCAGAGCCCCGTTTGAGCCAACCCCGGCCGATACATGCGGATGACTGCGATGGGCGTGGCTTCGCTGCCGGAGATTTCCAGCGTGTGTTTGCCGTTGGGCAGTCCGCTGGCGAGGGTCACACGCGTTTCCACGGCCGTGTTGGTCACGCCGCGGGAGATGAACTCGTCCACGAAGCGCGGCTCGATCTTCCAGTTCACGGCAAAGGCGTCCGGCACCGACTTGATGCCGCCGAGGTTCAGCGAGTGGCCTCGGTGACCACGGCATGCTGCTCAACGCGAAGGAACCTTGAGTGTCAATGCCGTCAGCTCGCTCTTCACTTGCCTGCGGGTGTGCCTCCGCTACCATCCCGCTTCAAGCTAATGACTCCTGAGAAAAATAGCCTATTCGGCGGGGAAACTACTCCAACCAACGACGCCTTGAACGAACCCACCGGCGGCTACGGTAATCAGCGTCAATACGTCTCGAAAGTCCTCCCCGCGGCCGAGATGCGCCAACGCGAAGTCGAGAAAGAACTCCGCCATGCCTTCGGCCGCTACATCGAGACCCGCCAAATCGAAGTCATCGTCTTCGAACGAATCCCGGCCACGGATTTGGCCAGAGCGATTCTCAATCATCCGCTCATCCTCAAGCCATTGTTAGCAGCCTGCAATCTTGCAGGACGTGCGCTCAAGCGAGATCTCAAGATCGACAACATCGATACTTACGAACCGACCCTCACCAGCGCGCAAGCCAACGCCGTCGCAGGCTACCTGCTTTCCTTCCTGCCGCAATACATCGAACTCCCGGCCCTCAGCCGCATCGACCGCGTCTCGTTCATCGACAAGGAAATCAGGAAAGACAAAGGCCGCTGGGAGAAGCTCGTGTGCGAAGCGCTGAATCTTTACGGCCACGGCCCGTTCAAGAAACGCAAATTTGAAGCCGGTGGACAGGTGTTCGAGTTGGATGCGGCTACACCTGCCAAGGGCGACGTGCAGATTGGCATCGACATCAAGCGCATCGAAGCCCGGCAGGACATTCACAAGCGCTGCGACGAGATTGTGAACAAAGCCGCCAAGCTCAAAGCCGTTTTCCGGAAGTCCAAGTTCGGCGCCGTCATCTATTACCCGTTCATTCAGGAGCACCCGAACGTCACCAGCCGTTTGACCTCGCCAAACATCGATGCCGTGGTTTTTGCTTCCGGTTCTGCCGAAACAATCGAGAATGCCGTGCGCCTTCTCCTCGCGAAAGTGGAGGGCCGCAAACTATGAAACACACGGCCAACGGCCATCACGCTCTCGACGAGTTGCCCACCACGCACCGGCTTGTGCAGGGAGACGCGCGCGATCTCTCCTTCCTCCCGGACGAATCGATCCACCTGGTCGTCACCTCGCCGCCCTACTGGTCCCTCAAGCGCTACAACGAGACGGAAGGCCAGATGGGCCACATCGAGGACTACGAGGTATTTCTCGCCGAACTCCACCGCGTCTGGAGCGAAGCGTTCCGTGTGCTCGTCCCCGGTGGACGCCTCGTGTGCGTTGTGGGCGATGTCTGCCTCTCGCGTCGCGAGAACAACGGACGCCACACCGTCGTCCCGCTCCATGCGGACATTTGCGTGCAATGTCGCAAGCTGGGCTTCGACAACCTCAATCCGATCATCTGGCACAAGATTTCGAACGCCGTGTTTGAGGCGAACAAGACCAGCAAATTCCTTGGCAAACCCTACGAGCCGAACGCGATTATCAAAAACGACATGGAGTTCATCCTTATGCAGCGCAAACCCGGTGGCTACCGCAAGCCCACCGAGGAACAGCGTCGCCTGAGTGCC is part of the Verrucomicrobiota bacterium genome and harbors:
- a CDS encoding site-specific DNA-methyltransferase; protein product: MKHTANGHHALDELPTTHRLVQGDARDLSFLPDESIHLVVTSPPYWSLKRYNETEGQMGHIEDYEVFLAELHRVWSEAFRVLVPGGRLVCVVGDVCLSRRENNGRHTVVPLHADICVQCRKLGFDNLNPIIWHKISNAVFEANKTSKFLGKPYEPNAIIKNDMEFILMQRKPGGYRKPTEEQRRLSAISKEKFDAWFQQIWTLTGASTKEHPAPFPLELASRLVQMFSFTGDTVLDPFCGTGTTMAAALKHGRNSVGVELDTDYCKLAASRLMNENGSLFGQAQFQIELKPHAAAEQFSTFRETTVPYTVKTGAKHRVKKAKSR